The Medicago truncatula cultivar Jemalong A17 chromosome 4, MtrunA17r5.0-ANR, whole genome shotgun sequence genome includes a region encoding these proteins:
- the LOC11443257 gene encoding beta-adaptin-like protein C, whose translation MSRNDSKYFSTTKKGEIPELKEELNSQYKDKRKDAVKKVIAAMTVGKDVSSLFTDVVNCMQTENLELKKLVYLYLINYAKSQPDLAILAVNTFVKDSQDPNPLIRALAVRTMGCIRVDKITEYLCDPLQRCLKDDDPYVRKTAAICVAKLYDINAELVEDRGFLESLKDLISDNNPMVVANAVAALAEIQDNSTRPIFEITSHTLSKLLTALNECTEWGQVFILDALSRYKAADAREAENIVERVTPRLQHANCAVVLSAVKMILQQMELITSTDVVRNLCKKMAPPLVTLLSAEPEIQYVALRNINLIVQRRPTILAHEIKVFFCKYNDPIYVKMEKLEIMIKLASDRNIDQVLLEFKEYATEVDVDFVRKAVRAIGRCAIKLERAAERCISVLLELIKIKVNYVVQEAIIVIKDIFRRYPNTYESIIATLCESLDTLDEPEAKASMIWIIGEYAERIDNADELLESFLESFPEEPALVQLQLLTATVKLFLKKPTEGPQQMIQVVLNNATMETDNPDLRDRAYIYWRLLSTDPEAAKDVVLAEKPVITDDSNNLDPSLLDELLVNIATLSSVYHKPPEAFVTRTLASAQKTEDDDYPDGSESESSVNPANGPGSPPTSSYTIPASVAPASPPSAAAPVPDLLGDLMGMDNSSIVPLDQPAAPSGPPLPVVLPASTGQGLQISAQLTRRDGQVFYNMLFENNSQVPLDGFMIQFNKNTFGLAAAGALQVPQLQPGTSARTLLPMVMFQNMSQGPPSSVLQVALKNNQQPVWYFNDKILFQAFFTEDGRMERAAFLETWRSLPDSNEVSKDFPAIVIGGVDATVERLAASNIFFIAKRKNANQDVFYFSAKLPRGIPLLIELTTVVGNAGIKCAIKTPSPEMSTFIFEAIESLLRS comes from the exons ATGAGTCGGAACGACTCCAAGTATTTCTCCACCACAAAGAAGGGTGAAATCCCTGAACTCAAAGAAGAGCTTAATTCTCAGTACAAG gataagagaaaagatgcaGTGAAAAAAGTTATTGCTGCTATGACGGTTGGAAAGGATGTGTCATCACTGTTTACAGATGTGGTGAATTGCATGCAGACAGAAAATTTGGAGCTGAAAAAGTTGGTATACTTGTATCTGATAAATTATGCAAAGAGCCAGCCGGACCTCGCTATACTTGCAGTAAATACATTTGTAAAG GATTCACAAGATCCAAATCCTTTAATTCGTGCCTTAGCTGTGCGAACAATGGGATGCATTCGTGTGGATAAAATTACCGAGTATCTATGTGATCCCCTTCAAAGATGTCTAAAG GACGATGATCCATATGTTCGCAAGACAGCAGCCATTTGTGTTGCAAAGCTGTATGACATAAATGCAGAGTTAGTTGAGGACAGGGGTTTTTTGGAATCGCTGAAGGATTTGATATCTGACAATAATCCAATGGTTGTTGCTAATGCTGTTGCGGCACTCGCTGAAATTCAGGACAATAGCACTAGACCCATCTTTGAGATCACTAGTCATACACTATCAAAGCTCCTCACTGCATTAAATGAATGTACAGA ATGGGGTCAAGTTTTTATACTGGACGCCCTTTCTAGATACAAGGCTGCTGATGCACGTGAGGCAGAAAACATTGTAGAAAGAGTTACCCCACGGTTACAGCATGCCAATTGTGCAGTTGTACTATCGGCTGTTAAG ATGATCCTTCAACAAATGGAACTCATCACAAGCACTGACGTGGTCCGGAATCTTTGCAAAAAGATGGCTCCTCCTCTTGTGACATTACTCTCAGCAGAACCTGAGATACAATATGTTGCCCTGCGAAATATCAATCTTATTGTACAAAGAAGGCCGACAATTCTTGCACATGAAATTAAG GTGTTCTTCTGCAAATACAATGATCCTATATATGTGAAAATGGAGAAATTAGAAATCATGATAAAACTTGCTTCCGACCGAAATATAGACCAG GTTTTGTTGGAATTTAAGGAATATGCTACTGAAGTTGATGTAGATTTTGTTAGAAAGGCTGTTCGTGCAATTGGTCGTTGTGCCATTAAATTAGAGAGAGCAGCTGAAAGATGCATTAGTGTTTTGCTAGAGCTGatcaagataaaagtaaattatGTGGTTCAAGAGGCAATCATTGTTATCAAAGACATATTTAGACGATACCCCAACAC ATATGAGTCCATAATTGCAACTCTTTGTGAGAGCTTAGACACCTTGGATGAGCCCGAAGCCAAG GCATCAATGATCTGGATAATTGGTGAATATGCGGAAAGAATTGACAATGCTGACGAGCTTCTTGAAAGTTTCTTGGAAAGTTTCCCTGAAGAACCTGCGCTAGTCCAACTACAATTGCTGACAGCTACTGTTAAACTTTTCCTTAAGAAGCCCACTGAGGGCCCACAGCAGATGATTCAG GTTGTTTTGAACAATGCGACCATGGAGACAGATAATCCTGATTTGCGAGATCGTGCATACATATATTGGCGTCTCCTCTCAACTGACCCCGAG GCAGCTAAGGATGTCGTGTTAGCTGAGAAGCCTGTGATAACTGATGACTCAAACAACCTCGATCCTTCTCTACTTGATGAGCTTCTAGTCAATATTGCTACATTATCTTCTGTTTATCACAAGCCCCCAGAAGCATTTGTTACCCGCACACTTGCTTCAGCCCAGAAAACTGAAGATGATGACTATCCTGATGGAAGTGAATCCGAGTCATCTGTAAATCCTGCTAATGGCCCTGGGTCACCTCCTACCTCCAGCTATACAATACCTGCATCTGTGGCACCAGCTTCACCTCCATCTGCTGCTGCACCAGTGCCAGATTTACTTGGTGATTTGATGGGCATGGATAATAGTTCTATTGTTCCTCTTGACCAGCCAGCTGCTCCTTCCGG GCCTCCTTTGCCCGTTGTATTGCCTGCTTCAACTGGTCAGGGTTTACAAATCAGTGCACAGCTTACTAGGCGGGATGGTCAAGTATTCTACAATATGTTATTTGAGAACAATTCTCAAGTTCCACTTGATGGATTCATGATCCAATTTAACAAGAACACATTTGGTCTTGCAGCTGCTGGGGCCCTGCAG GTTCCACAATTGCAACCTGGAACATCAGCTAGGACACTCCTTCCTATGGTTATGTTCCAGAACATGTCCCAAGGTCCGCCTAGCTCAGTTTTACAGGTTGCCTTAAAAAACAACCAACAGCCTGTGTGGTATTTCAACGATAAAATCTTATTCCAAGCATTTTTTACCGAGGATGGTAGAATGGAGCGTGCCGCTTTCCTTGAG ACATGGAGGTCCCTTCCTGATTCAAATGAAGTTTCCAAGGACTTCCCTGCAATTGTAATTGGTGGTGTCGATGCAACCGTGGAACGACTGGCCGCATCAAACATATTCTTTATTGCAAAGCGCAAGAATGCGAACCAGGATGTGTTTTACTTCTCAGCTAAACTGCCTCGAGGGATACCGCTTTTAATCGAACTTACCACAGTGGTTGGAAACGCTGGTATCAAATGTGCAATCAAGACACCAAGCCCTGAAATGTCAACGTTTATCTTTGAAGCCATCGAGTCTCTTCTTAGgagttaa